The Hypanus sabinus isolate sHypSab1 chromosome 2, sHypSab1.hap1, whole genome shotgun sequence DNA segment taaatttccagcatcagatTTTTTTCTTGATGAATGATGCATAGATGTTTGATTGCAATATGAAACTGTATTAAATGCACCGGATGAATTCCAAATGTAAAATTTCGTATTTTTAACAATATTAACTACCCTCCTTTTATCTTCAACAGATTTAATTGTCGCTGTTCACATTCATGGTGTTCAGCTCGtgtcaatattgtatttcattaccGACGGAAACAGCAGCGTGGATCAGTTTTGCTTCGTCCCTTCCGACAGCAATGCCGAGATTGCAAGAACCCCCTATGGCTAAAACCACGGGTTAATTCCACCGAAATGGATCAAGTGTTCGGCAGGCTTATTGTAAAAATCCTCAAAAATTGCTACAACGTTTCTGATGTGGATGATAGAGATAGATCTCTGAAACCACGGAGGACTAGCCCTCATGAAAAGGATCTCTGTGAAGCCTGTATATTGGGTATCTGCAGCTTGTAAATTAATAAGGCTAGTAACATAATCTCTGCAACGAAGCTTGGGTAGAAATTTGACTTTGTCCAACAGGTAATTTACcaaaatataattaaaattaaATGGTAGTATATTGTTTAAGTAACAATAAAAGAAATATTTATATAATTACCAGCCTAAGATCCTCCAAATACACTGCACCTCTCAGCATAAGACTATGTTTATTTTTCCtcctagtttttttttctgcatttagcaatctgaaaatattttaataaaattactttcagtaaaagtGGTCCAGCCAACAAACTAAATCTTATTTACATTGGAGAGTGGGCAGCCAGCGATACCAGTTTGAGAAAGCCGCTATGCAATTAGCGCACCTTTAGAGGACAGGTACGAAAGAGAAGCTGACATATTTGTCAACGTCAATCAAGAGGAATAGACGAGACACTTACCAGGAACAGCTACAATGGCGAGTAAAGGGTAATAAATCAGTTGGATGGTCCGAATGGATTCTCACTGTACTGCAGGCACATTGGACTTCAACAAGATCCAATGTATCATTACTTGCACTTAATTAACTTAAAATGCATACTTGCTCACTTTTCACCTCCTCCGGAACGGAGAGAACTACTAGGACATTATGACAGCATTTAAGAACTGACCATGTAGTGCAACCTGTCAGAGGCCAGTCTGGCATTAATCATTTGCTTTGTAGACATTGATCGGAAGGCAATGGGTAAGTTGATGATGGCTTGAAGCTCTGCCTCTGATCTGACACAATTGCAAACGCCATCAGTGCACTGcagttcactgctgagttggGGGCAACCTTGGCGATGGAGTGGAGACAAAATAGGTTGAATAGTTTCCCATTGCTCCTCAGAAACAATGAACCATTTTCAGTATTTCGGGAGCACAAGCTTTGGCTCACTTGGGAAATGTGCAAATGCAGATCAAGGTCTCAGACATGACACAAATCTCATGGTCTATGAGACAGCAGTGACCTTCTTATGTGCTTCTGAAATTTGAACTACCTACACTGCACAGATTATCGCATCCACTGTTATTGCCTTTTCAAGGTGATATCTGCTAATATTACCTGTAACTGAATCAGGGACAGAATAGAATCATCTGTAGCTGAAAACAAGACTTTGCTtaaacaacacacccaaaatgctggaggaattcagcagatttccagcatctgctgattttctcatgCTTAAAACTTTGCTTAAAACAGAGCTGAAACAATAGTCACAAATTTGTTTCGGCTTTTGAATTTCAATGCCAGATTTATCAATGATTAAAAAGGAGACAATGtcctgaaatttaaaaaattcaaaataaacagttgaaaaacaatgattttttttgctgCTCAATTTATTATaatctatatttaaaaaaaaatccaaaagctAACTTATCCCAGCCAAAATCAGTCTGGCATCATTCTAAGCAAAAGATTATTAGAACAAAACAAATTGCTTAAGATACTCAGTAGCTCATGCTGAAAGAATGCATGCAGGTGCAGGTGTTTTAGATACAAACCTGGAGAATACAGTCAATAATACACATCCCATTTTTATTTTAAccatctgcagcattttgttcTACATTTAACAATTTGATCTTGCAAAATATTCAAAATAAATTGAGGCTACATTAATATCATGCCTAACAAAACTAAACTGAAAAACAGTCCTTCGTTTGAGACCCCTACAGCTCCAAAGGAAATGTAGTTTACTAGAGATCAGAAAACACAGTATCTTTACCATTTCAGTACAACTTCTTGATGCTTTGTGCTCTCACTCCTGTCAACTCATTCCTTATATTTGCTTCTAATAATCCTTCCTTGGTTATTTGttccttttctctttctttctgtgtCACTACACCTGTTTACAATGTCAACTTTATAACACCATCTGGAAAGCAAACCAAATATTTGAAAATAAAACAGATGTTAAGGAAGTCTGATATAAGACCGTAAGGCAggtggaacagaattaggctattcagcctgttgagtctgctccactatttgatcacggctgatctgttTGCCTTTTTTttggaatttattttttattgaagtttatcatcaaacaaacatttccataagatgtatttcagatactatatatatatatcatataattatatttgtcacaaatctccacataatatttatctgaggtatacacttattgaaaggagaggagagaaagCAATCGAAATAAGAAAACTATGTgcaaagtagggagtgatctttgccctcttaaccctattctcctgtcttttctCCATAATGTTTACACCTTTActaattagaatcagaattataTGTATTAGCATTGACATGCattatgaaatgtgttgttttgtggtggcAGTCAGATTAATACATAACATTTCTCATTTACAGTAATGTTTAtaagtaaataagtagtgcaaagaaaaagcaaaatcatgaggtagtgttcatggatagttcagaaatctgatgcggagggaaagaagctgttcttaaaatgcagTGTATGTTGTCAAGCTCCTGTATCTGCTCGCTGAAGGCATTATGAGAAAAGAGCTTGTCCTGAATTGCCTTTCAAAGATATTCTTGATGGTAGGGAGGCAGTGGCCCCTCCGTAACAGATGGTAATGCAACAAGTCGGAattctctccactgcacatcccTAAAAATTTGCTAGCTCTGAGTGACACATGACATCTTTTCAAATTCTTATGAAATATTGCTGTTGGCATGCATCAGTAtcctgggtccaggatagatcctcagggatgttgataccctttccactgctgacctctCAATGAGAACTGCTGCATGCTCTgccaacttcctcttcctgaagtccataatcaattccttgctcTTACCGATGTTACAACTACAACATCAGTCAACCAGCTAATCTAACTCATTCCTGTATACTGCCTTGTCACCGTCGGCCAACATGGATGTGGATTtgatggcgtttgagctgtgccttaTCATAGCCACGAGTGTGGAGAGAGTAGTGGGCTAAGAATGCCTTCTTAAGGtgtgccggtgttgattgtcagcaatgaGGAGACATTATTTCCAATTCGCAGTGACTGTAGTCAACAATCTATCATTCtgtgcttcaaatatacccaatgactttgccttctCAGCTATCtggggcaataaattccacagatttaccacgctttggctaaggaaattcagactgatttctgttctaaagtgacatcTTCTATTTTGGTGCTgtcccctctggttctagactcttccactattgggagcatcctctccacatccacttgattgaggccattcaatattctgtaggtttcaatgacattccaACTCCACTTCCTTCCCCACCCTCTGCCAtaccattcttctaagctccagtgagtaaaggtcCAAAGCAATATATAAATACTTCCATTTCTGGGAATGTTCTCACAAACTTGCCCTGGACTGTTTTCAATGCCAgaagagcctttcttaaatatttgaccataagacataggagcagcattaggtcatctggcccatcaagtccactccgccattcttttcttttctcctcctcaaccccagttcccggccttctccccgttacctttgatgccatgtccaatcaagaacctatcaatttttgccttaaatacacccaatgacccggcatccacagctgcatgtggcaacaaattccacaaattcaccaccctttgactaaagacatttctccatatctctgttttgaaagggtaccCTTCTACACTGacgctgtgctctcttgtccgaGACTTGTCTAggtttttcaaaattcaaaaggtttcaatgaggtccaccctcatccttctaaattccagtgagtacagacccagagccatcaaacgttcctcatatgataacgctttcattcctgtaatcatccttgtgaaactcctctggaccccctccaaagccagcacatcttttctaagatgaggggcccaaaactgttcacaatactcaaggtaagacctcaccagtgctttataaaacctcagcatcacatccttgctcttgtattctggaactcttaaaatgaatgctaacatggcatttgcctgctacaccactgactcaacctgcaagttactctttagagtattctgcataaggactcccaagtcctttgcatcttagatttttggattttctcctcgtTTTGAAAactgtctgcacatttatttctacaatcaaaatgtatgaccatgtattttccaacattgtatttcaattgccactttcttgcccattcttcaaatctgtctaagtccttttgcatcctacctgcttcctcaacattacctacccctccacaaatcttcctatcatctgcaaacttggcaacaaagccatctattccatcatctaaatcatttacagaCAGCataaaaaagtggtcccaacaccgactcctgcaggacaccactagtcactggcagccaaccgaaaaaggatccttttattcccattcgctgcctcctaccaatctgccaatgttctaaccatgttagtaacattcctgcaataccatggcctcttaactTGGTAATAAGCCTCAtgtgtcaaaggcattctgaaagtccaaatttacaacatctactgcatcccctttatctatcctacctgCAAGTTCATATATAgtcctgtgtcaccatgtactccataacctcatccttaacaact contains these protein-coding regions:
- the LOC132404581 gene encoding receptor-transporting protein 3-like, which translates into the protein MVSGLEYKMARVPGTNAWIEHFNNFIEGELSEPWSLNFRYDIVDKLDDRQRANDWKIYKTSAFGRFNCRCSHSWCSARVNIVFHYRRKQQRGSVLLRPFRQQCRDCKNPLWLKPRVNSTEMDQVFGRLIVKILKNCYNVSDVDDRDRSLKPRRTSPHEKDLCEACILGICSL